One Pararge aegeria chromosome 1, ilParAegt1.1, whole genome shotgun sequence genomic region harbors:
- the LOC120624120 gene encoding solute carrier family 2, facilitated glucose transporter member 8-like, whose amino-acid sequence MLKNTVKKYCMEGSKVNQVMIAILMVLPVFSYGTAVGWLSPMGPRLMSEETPAAKPVHPDVISWMASVPYLVGTPAVFLFGYIVDNYGRKKALMLTSLSMAVCWGLKLYSTETWALITARAIIGLGVSGSYVVTPLYIKEISEDSIRGTLGSLVVLSQNLGNLVVYVLGEYLCYHAILWICLAIPLLHLLLFAAMPETPSYLLKSGKVEDARSALAWLRCRPALDAVVDTELQLLLLELEQDNNGSFFTTIKTLVSDSSTFRAFRITMAITLARELCGCLAVLHFASLIFSQASGGWVLTANQQAAVLGVVQLVGSCTASSLVERTGRKPLLGTTCFVSGIALGALGAWFAASEGSHAWLPVLALCLCIYCDAAGLQPVPFVVMTEMFSFQYRGTVTSIVTAFACAIVSIELRVFQPLATSVGLYLIFWIFSAVCLISTVYIVFCVPETKRRTIEEIYAEFGGKEKEKDLEAHVTRL is encoded by the exons TGGTTCTCCCAGTGTTTTCATACGGCACAGCGGTTGGCTGGCTGTCACCGATGGGTCCACGGCTGATGTCTGAAGAGACTCCGGCTGCGAAGCCTGTCCACCCCGACGTCATATCCTGGATGGCGTCAGTCCCATACTTGGTGGGGACACCAGCGGTCTTCCTCTTTGGTTATATCGTGGACAACTATGGGCGGAAGAAAGCTCTAATGCTTACTTCTCTTTCAATGGCT gtTTGTTGGGGTCTGAAACTCTACTCCACCGAAACCTGGGCTCTGATAACAGCCCGAGCAATTATTGGTCTAGGAGTCAGTGGATCTTACGTAGTCACACCTCTGTACATAAAGGAGATAAGCGAAGATTCTATACGGGGCACGTTAGGCAGCTTAGTGGTGCTGAGCCAGAATCTAGGGAACCTAGTAGTTTATGTGTTAGGGGAATATTTGTGTTATCACGCGATCTTATGGATCTGCTTGGCGATACCCCTGCTGCATTTGTTGCTGTTTGCCGCTATGCCGGAAACGCCTTCTTATTTATTGAAGAGTGGAAAAGTTGAG GATGCCCGATCAGCATTAGCATGGCTGCGCTGCCGGCCAGCTTTAGATGCAGTAGTCGACACTGAGTTGCAGCTTTTGTTGCTGGAATTGGAGCAAGACAACAACGGCAGCTTCTTCACCACAATAAAGACTTTAG TTTCTGACAGCAGCACGTTCCGCGCTTTCCGGATAACAATGGCAATAACCCTAGCCAGGGAGCTTTGCGGATGCTTGGCAGTCTTACATTTCGCATCGCTAATCTTCAGCCAAGCTAGCGGAGGGTGGGTGCTGACTGCCAATCAGCAAGCAGCTGTGCTTGGAGTTGTACAACTTGTTGGTTCCTGTACAGCATCCAGTTTGGTGGAGAGGACGGGGAGAAAG CCTCTTCTAGGTACAACGTGCTTCGTATCAGGCATAGCCCTGGGCGCCCTAGGAGCGTGGTTTGCAGCTAGTGAAGGTTCGCACGCATGGTTGCCCGTGCTTGCGTTATGCCTGTGCATATACTGTGATGCTGCTGGTCTGCAACCGGTTCCATTCGTAGTTATGACCGAGATGTTCTCCTTCCAG TATCGAGGCACGGTAACATCCATTGTCACAGCGTTCGCCTGCGCAATAGTATCCATAGAACTGCGGGTGTTTCAACCGCTGGCCACCAGCGTTGGTCTTTACCTCATCTTCTGGATCTTCTCCGCGGTGTGCCTCATCAGCACTGTGTACATTGTCTTCTGTGTTCCGGAGACAAAGAGGAGAACGATAGAGGAGATCTACGCGGAATTCGGCGGAAAGGAGAAGGAGAAAGACTTGGAAGCGCATGTCACACGATTGTAG